GAATCATCCCAAAGAGCGGCGTTAAAAGCCTTCTGTTGTACTCTAGTTCTACTTTTAGATCATTACCCCTTATTAGCTCTTCTTCAGAATTAGGCCATACAAAAACACTCAAATTATCAGAGTCTAAAGATGGGATCCTATTTTGGATTACTTCGTTTACTTCTGCTTCTAAGTCAACACCGTGCTGGGTTGCCCTAAGTGCCCCTGCTCTAGCTCCTTCTCTAGACGCGTTATTTAGCGTCAGATGGGCAAAATATATATTGCCAA
The Natranaerofaba carboxydovora genome window above contains:
- a CDS encoding TadE/TadG family type IV pilus assembly protein, with protein sequence MLKKMSRTLRKDDGQALVELAFVLPILLLLVFGIIEFGNIYFAHLTLNNASREGARAGALRATQHGVDLEAEVNEVIQNRIPSLDSDNLSVFVWPNSEEELIRGNDLKVELEYNRRLLTPLFGMILDDGAGYYQLRTETTMRIE